The following is a genomic window from Geminicoccus roseus DSM 18922.
CATGGGATGGGTGCGCGACAGGAAGATCTGCGGGCCGCGGGTCTGGTGGCTCACGTCGTAGAGATAGGCGCGGATCCGGTCCTTGTTGCGGAACAGCTCCCTCGGAATCAGGTCGTCGCGCCGGCAGATGGCTTCCGCCTTGCCGAGGTCGACCAGCACGTTGCCATGCTCGATCCGCTTGATCTCGCCGACCACGATCTCGCCGATCCGGTCCTTGAACTCGTTGTACTGCCGCTCGCGCTCCGCCTCGCGGACGCGCTGCACGATCACCTGCTTGGCCGACTGCGCGGCAATCCGGCCATAGTCGATCGGCGGCAGCGGGTCCTCGATCACGTCGCCTTCCTGGGCGGCCGGATTGAGGCGCTTGGCGTCGGACAGGGCGATCTGCAGGGTGGGCTCGGAAACGTCCTCGACGACCTGCATCACCCGGAAGATCCCGATCTCGCCGGACTTGCGGTCGATCTCGGCGCGGATCTCGAGCTCCTGGCCGTACTTGCGGCGCGCGGCAGTGCCGATCGCCTGCTCCATCGCCTCGATGACCTCGGTCGGCGCGATGCCCTTCTCCTGCGCCACCGCTTCCGCGATTCGCAGGAGTTCGGCCCGGCCGAACACTGGACCCATCGCTTCCATCAGACGCCTCCCTCGGGGCTCGCTTCGTCCGTGGCCGCCTGCGCGCCGTGGTTGCGCGCCTGCGCCTCTTGTGCCGCCTTGATCAATGCGTCGGTCAGGACCAGACGCGCCTTGCGGATCGTCGAAAACGGCACTCGGAACTCCTGCCCGTCCTGCTCGATCAGAATGTCGTCGCCGTCCACCGCGGCGATCGTGGCCTTGAAGCGCTTGCGACCCTCGATGTCCGGCTCGACCTCCAGCTTCGCCAGATGGCCGGTGAAGCGGGCGTAATCGTTGAGGCGGACCAGCGGCCGGTCGATCCCGGGCGAGGAAACCTCCAGCGTGTAGGCCCCGGGGATGGGGTCGTGCACGTCGAGGATCGCGGAGATCGCACGGCTGATGTCGGCGCAGTCTTCCACGTCCATGACCCGGTCCGGGTCGGCGGGTTCGGCCATCACCTGGAGCGTCCTGCGGACCTGGCCGAGAAGCCGGACCTGGACGAGCTCGAAGCCCATTCCACGCAGGCTAGGTTCGATCAGATCGACGAGGGTGCTGATGGTGATGCTCCCGGAAAAACGGCATGCCAAAGGGAGCGGGTAACTACCCACTCACCTCGCATCGGCGCGGTAGTGAACGTGCCGGTAGATACTCGCCCGGCCGGCGAAGTTCAAGGGGTATTGCGTCGACAACCGACGCAGGTGCCGGTTCGCGCCCCTGGAGGGTCTTGCGGCGGATGCATCTTCGTCCGGCCCGGCGGCCGGATCAAGAGGCCGCGCGAAACCGCAGGAAGGTAGCCGGCCGGCCCTCCCGCTCAGCCTTGGCCTGGTAGCGGGTGGGCACATGGTCCGGCGGGGCGATCCGCCAGTCGTCGGCGCGCTCGGCCATCCAGGCGAGCCGCGGCTCGGCCAGGGTGGCGTCGAGCATCCACCGCGCATAGTCGACGATGTCGGTGGCCAGCCGCAACTCGCCGCCCGGCCGCAGCACCCGCGCCATTTCGGGCACGGTCTGGCGGTTGACGATCCGGCGCTTGTTGTGGCGCAGCTTCGGCCAGGGGTCCGGGAACAGCACGTCGATGCGCTCCAGGCAGGCGTCGGGGAGCACGCGCAGCAGGAGCCGGGCGTCGTCGGCCAGGATCCGCACGTTGTCCGTCCCGCTGGCGTCCAGTTCCGCCACCAGCTTGCCGACGCCGTCCATGAACGGCTCGACCCCCAGAAAGCCGAGATGGGGATTGGCTTTGGCCTGCGCCGCCAGATGCTCGCCGCCGCCAAAGCCGATCTCGAGCCGGAAGCCCTGCATCCGCCCAGGGAACAGGCTGGCCGGATCGAGCCGTCCCTGTTCGGGCAGCTCGATCTGCAGGCCGGGCAGGCGCTCTTCCAGGAGCTTGCGGCGGGCGGGCTTCAGCCCGGGCCCCAGCCGCCGGCCCCAGATCTGGCGGCGGACCGGGCCGTCCCCGGTCGCGCCGTCGTCGCGCACGCTCAGAAGGCCCGCTTGAGCTCGTCGACCAGGTTGCGGGCTTCCCAGGAGAAGCCGCCATCCGCCTCGGGCGGGCGGCCGAAATGGCCATAGGCCGCGGTGCGGGCATAGGTCGGCCTGTTCAGGCCGAGATGCTCGCGGATGCCGCGCGGGCTGAGGTTCATCACCTCGTTGAGGACGCGGGCCAGCTTGGACTCGTCCACCTCGCCCGTGCCGAACGTGTCGACATAGATCGAGAGCGGCTTGGACACGCCGATCGCGTAGGAGAGCTGGATCACGCATTTGCGCGCGAGACCCGCCGCCACCACGTTCTTGGCGAGATAGCGGGCGGCATAGGCGGCCGAACGGTCGACCTTGGTCGGATCCTTGCCTGAGAAGGCGCCGCCGCCATGCGGCGCGGCGCCGCCATAGGTGTCGACGATGATCTTGCGGCCGGTCAGGCCGGCATCGCCGTCGGGACCGCCGATCACGAAGTTTCCGGTCGGGTTGACGTAGAACTCGGCTTCCGGCGGGAACCAGCCCTCGGGCAGCACCGACTGCACGTAGGGCCGCACCAGCTCGCGCACGTCGGCGGGCTTCAGGCCCTCGTCATGCTGGGTGGACACCACCACCGAGGTGGCGCCGACCGGCTTGCCGTCGACATAGCGCAGAGTGACCTGGCTCTTCGCGTCCGGCTGGAAGCCCTTGGTGGCGCCGGAATGACGGTCGGCCGCCATGCGGCGCAGGATCTCGTGGGCGTAGTAGATCGGCGCCGGCATCAGTTCCGGGGTCTCGTCCACCGCAAAGCCGAACATGATGCCCTGGTCGCCGGCACCCTCGTCCTTGCTCTCGCCGGCATCGACGCCCTGGGCGATGTCGGGCGACTGCTCGTGCAGGAGCACGTCGACCCGGGCCTTCTCCCAGTGGAAGCCGTCCTGCTCGTAGCCGATCGCGCGGATCGCCTTGCGGGCAGTCTGGGTGATCAGGTCGCTGTCGATCTTGCTGTCGGCCCCTGGGCGGACCTCACCGGCGATCACCACGCGGTTGGTGGTGGCGAGCGTCTCGCACGCCACGCGCGCGAACGGATACTCGGCCAGATAGAGATCGACGATCTCGTCGGAGATCCGGTCGCACACCTTGTCCGGATGTCCCTCGGACACGGATTCGCTGGTGAAAAGATAGTCCTTGGAGGCCATAGCCTGCCCACTCTCCAAAAAACGGGGCCCACCCAGACGCGAGGCATGCACAGGATCCACGCCAGCCCGAAGCGACCCAGGCCATCCTGTGGTCAGGTCGATCGCACGCCATAGTGACGGTGCATGCTTCTGAACGGCGCGGACCTGCGGGTCAAGAAGAGCGGGGGGAGCGCGGCAGCGACCATTCGCCCGCGTTGCGGGCGGGGAACGGTGGCTCGGCGACCGGCCGCTGCTCCGGCAGCTCCGCCAGGGCCCGGGCCACCTCGAACAGGCGCCGGCGAATGACCGGGTCGTCGATCCGGAGAAAGGCGCGCACCAGTTCCAGGGTCTCGCGGTTCTCCACCGGGGAGCGGCCCTGGGGCACAGGTCGCGGTGCTGGCGCATAGCGGAACGCGCTGCGCTCCTCGGAGAGGCCAGATGCCGGCTTGGACGGTCCGGGCGCTTCGTCCATCTCGTCGAAGAACCAGGCGATCGGGGTGTCCAGGATCCGGCTGATCGCGAACAGGCGCGAACTGCCCATCCGGTTGGCGCCGCGCTCGTATTTCTGGATCTGCTGGAAGGTCACCCCCAGCAGTTCGCCCAGCCGCTCCTGGCTCATGCCCACCAGCATGCGGCGGAGCTTGAGTCGCCTGCCCACGTGGATGTCGATCGGGTCCGGATGCTCGACGGTCATGGCGGTCCGCGGTCCGCTCGCTCAGGAGGTGTACCCACGTGAACGATACTCAACGAACAGGCAACCCGCGGCAATAGCAATGATGGCAACCCAACCCCATAGTGAACCAAGTTGGCCGCCCAGGGGTCGCTCGGGCAGGGCGGCCGGCAGCCGGCCGTCGATCACGCCGCGCTCGCCGGTGCCGAGTTCCGCCAGGATGCGGCCATAGCTGTCGGTCACCACCGAGATGCCGGTATTGGCCGCGCGGACCAGCGGAAGGCCCTCCTCGACGCTGCGCATCCTGGCCAGGGCCAGATGCTGCCAGGGGCCGGCGCTGTTGCCGAACCAGGCGTCGTTGGTGATGTTCAGGAGCCACCGGGCGCGGCCCTGGCCATCGGTGGCGCTGGCCGGGAAGGCCACCTCGTAGCAGATCAGCGGGCTGAAGGGCGGGATGCCCGGCAGCTCCACCGTGGTCCGCTCCGGTCCCGCCTGGAAGTCGCCGCGGGCGGCGACCGCCTGGAGGCCCAGCGCGCCCAGGAGCCCGCGCATCGGCAGGTATTCGCCGAAGGGGACCAGATTGACCTTGTCGTAGCGGCTGCTGATCTGTCCCTCCGGATCGATCACGTACACGCTGTTGTGGGCGACCAGCTGGTCCTGCCGGTCGCGGGTGACGTGGTTCGAGCCGGTCACGACATAGCCGCCGGCCTTGGCGGCGAGCCTGGCCAGGTAAGTCCGGGCGACCTCGTCGGCCTCCAGCGAGAAGGGCACCGCGCTTTCCGGCCAGATGATGATCCGGGGCTGGACCGGCGCGTCCTGCTCGGACAGCTCGAGATGGCCCAGGAAGTTCTCCCGCAGCCGGGACGGGTCCCATTTGTGGTTCTGCGCGACGTTCGCCTGGACTAGGCGCAGCTCCAGCCCGGTCGGCTCCGGCAGCGGCACGGACACCCGCCAGGCTCCATAGCCGAAGGCCAGCCCGCCCAGGAGCAGCGGCGCCGCAACCCCGGCGATCCGCAGGCCCGGCCGCCGCTCGAGGAAGGCCAGGGCCACCGCGCCGGCGGCGATGGCGGTGAGCACGGAGAGGGCGGCGGTGCCGGTGAGCGCCACCAGCTGGAGGCTGACCTCGCTGATCGACCAGACCACCGCCAGCGGGTTCCAGGGGAAGCCGACGATGGCGCCGCGCGCCCATTCGCCGACACCCCAGAGGGCCGCCAGGCCCAGCAGCACCGCCAGCGGACGGCGGATGCGGGCAAGGTTCAGGATCAGGGCGTAGCCTGCCTGGAACAGGCCGCAGACCAAGGCGAGCAGGACGGTCGCCGGGACCGCCAGGGCGCCGAACTTCTCGGGCTCCGCGGAAAAGGCGATGGCGACCCAGTACAGTCCGACCAGGTTGAAGGGCAGCCCGAAGGCTAGGCCGCGGAGGAAGGCGGAGCCGGGCCCGGGTGCGCGGGCGATCGCCGCCACCAGGACCGCCAGGCCCAGCAGGCCCGGCAGGACGTGCCAGGGCGGCAGGGCCAGGGCGGCGACGATGCCCGCCACCGCGCAGGCGACCAGCGGGCGGCGAAGGAGGACGGTTTCGATCCGGCTCCCAAGAGCCGGTTCAGTCACCCATCACCTCGGTTTCCGCGATCTGCTCGGCGCGCTGGTCGTGGATCTTCACCCGCTCGATCCGCCGCGACGAGGCGTCCAGGATCTCGAAGGTGAACCCGGCCGGGTGCGGAATCCTCTCGCCGGTGGCGGGGATCCGGTCGACCAGGCTGGAGATCAGGCCGCTCACCGTGTCGACCTCCTCGCGGGTCTCCTCGTCGAGCAGCTCGGCGCCCAGGATCTGCTCCAGGTCGTCGAGATAGGCCCGTCCGTCCACGTCGATCGTGCCGTCCGGCTGGCGGACGATCTGCGCCTCGGTGGCCGGGTCGTGCTCGTCGGGGATCTCGCCGATGATCTCGCCGACCAGGTCCTCCATGGTGGCCAGCCCGTCGGTGCCGCCGAACTCGTCGACCACCACCGCCATGTGCACGCGGGTGTCCCGCATCTCGCGCACCAGGGCCAGGACGCTCATCGAGGGCGGCACCACCAGCACCCGCCGGGTGACCTTGGCCAAGTCGAAACCGTCCGGATTGGCGAAGTAGGGCAGCAGGTCCTTGACGTGGACCATGCCCACCACGTCGTCCAGGGCGGTCCCGTAGACCGGCAGGCGGGTGTGCATGCCGGCCTGCATCGTTTCCAGCACCTTGGCGAGCGAGGCGTCCTTCGGCACCGCCTTGATGTCGGGACGCTGCACCATCACGTCCGCGACCTGCAGCTCGCCGAACGCCAGCGCGTTCAGCACCAGCTCGCGCACGGCCGGAACCAGCTTCTCGCTGTTCTCGTCGCCGATGTCGCCTTCGATGATGTTCTCGATGCGCGTGCGGATGCTGCCTTCGCCATTGTCGACGGCGCCCGCGAAACTGCGCAGCCGGCGCATCAGATCCCCGAACAGCGACGGGTTCTGTTCCGCCCGCCGTTGCAACTGCCTCACCGAACTGCCTCCGCATAGGGATTGGCGACGCCAAATCCCGAAAGGATCCTTGCCTCCAGCGCTTCCATGGCCTGCGCGTCGGCCTCGCCGGTCTCGTGATCCATGCCCAGGAGATGCAGGATCCCGTGGACGATCATGTGACGCAGGTGATGGTCGACCGGACGGTCGTCCGCCCGGGCGTCACGCAGCACCGTCTCCAGCGCCACGACGATGTCGCCGAGCTCGGCCTGCATGCCGGGGGGTAGGGGGATGTCCGGGTCGTAGGCCGGGAACGACAGGACGTCGGTCGGCTTGTCCTTGCCGCGCCAGTCGCGGTTGAGGACCTGGATGCGCGCATCGTCGGTCAGAACGACCGAGACATGTGCGTCGCGGAGATGGGGAGGGGCCGCTTGTGCCAGGGCACGTCCAGCGGTGTCACGAATGAGCCCGATCGGGTCGGTGACGGTCGTTTGCCAGGCTTCCGCCTCAACCGTCACCTCGATCGGGTGACTACTGTCGTCGTTCATTGGTCCTGAACCGGATGGGGGCGTCCGCGACCGAGCGTCCGCGCCACGCCGCCATCGACGTCGGTCGCGGGCGCATCGTCGGCCTCATAGGCGCGGACGATCTTCTGCACCAGCGGATGGCGCACGATGTCTGTCTGGTCGAACCGCACGATCGCGATGCCTTCAATGCCGGCGAGCCGGTCGACCGCGTCCTGCAGGCCGGACTTCACCCCAGGCGGCAGGTCGGACTGGCTGGCGTCGCCGGTCACCACCATACGCGAATTCTCGCCCAGGCGCGTCAAGAACATCTTCATCTGCATGGGCGTGGCGTTCTGCGCCTCGTCCAGGATGACCGCGGCGTTGCGCAGGGTGCGGCCGCGCATGAAGGCCAGGGGCGCGATCTCGATCTGGCCGCTCTCGATCGCGCGCTCCAGCCGGCCCTCGGGCAGGAGGTCGTGCAGCGCGTCGTAGATCGGGCGCAGATAGGGATCGACCTTCTCGCGCATGTCGCCCGGCAGGAAGCCCAGCCGCTCGCCGGCCTCCACCGCCGGCCGAGACAGGATCAGCCGCTCGACGGTGCGCGCCTTCATGGCCGCCACCGCGGCGGCGACCGCAAGGTAGGTCTTGCCGGTGCCGGCGGGGCCCAGGCCCAGCACCAGGTCGTTCTTCTGCAAGGCCTCGAGGTAGCGGGCCTGGTTGGGCGTGCGCGGCACCACCAGCTTGCGCTCGGTACGCACCGCCGACTGCTGGCCGCGATAACCGTCGGTGGGCAGCGGCTCGCCCGCCG
Proteins encoded in this region:
- the rimP gene encoding ribosome maturation factor RimP → MGFELVQVRLLGQVRRTLQVMAEPADPDRVMDVEDCADISRAISAILDVHDPIPGAYTLEVSSPGIDRPLVRLNDYARFTGHLAKLEVEPDIEGRKRFKATIAAVDGDDILIEQDGQEFRVPFSTIRKARLVLTDALIKAAQEAQARNHGAQAATDEASPEGGV
- the trmB gene encoding tRNA (guanosine(46)-N7)-methyltransferase TrmB, whose amino-acid sequence is MRDDGATGDGPVRRQIWGRRLGPGLKPARRKLLEERLPGLQIELPEQGRLDPASLFPGRMQGFRLEIGFGGGEHLAAQAKANPHLGFLGVEPFMDGVGKLVAELDASGTDNVRILADDARLLLRVLPDACLERIDVLFPDPWPKLRHNKRRIVNRQTVPEMARVLRPGGELRLATDIVDYARWMLDATLAEPRLAWMAERADDWRIAPPDHVPTRYQAKAEREGRPATFLRFRAAS
- the metK gene encoding methionine adenosyltransferase produces the protein MASKDYLFTSESVSEGHPDKVCDRISDEIVDLYLAEYPFARVACETLATTNRVVIAGEVRPGADSKIDSDLITQTARKAIRAIGYEQDGFHWEKARVDVLLHEQSPDIAQGVDAGESKDEGAGDQGIMFGFAVDETPELMPAPIYYAHEILRRMAADRHSGATKGFQPDAKSQVTLRYVDGKPVGATSVVVSTQHDEGLKPADVRELVRPYVQSVLPEGWFPPEAEFYVNPTGNFVIGGPDGDAGLTGRKIIVDTYGGAAPHGGGAFSGKDPTKVDRSAAYAARYLAKNVVAAGLARKCVIQLSYAIGVSKPLSIYVDTFGTGEVDESKLARVLNEVMNLSPRGIREHLGLNRPTYARTAAYGHFGRPPEADGGFSWEARNLVDELKRAF
- a CDS encoding helix-turn-helix domain-containing protein; translation: MTVEHPDPIDIHVGRRLKLRRMLVGMSQERLGELLGVTFQQIQKYERGANRMGSSRLFAISRILDTPIAWFFDEMDEAPGPSKPASGLSEERSAFRYAPAPRPVPQGRSPVENRETLELVRAFLRIDDPVIRRRLFEVARALAELPEQRPVAEPPFPARNAGEWSLPRSPRSS
- the lnt gene encoding apolipoprotein N-acyltransferase, yielding MTEPALGSRIETVLLRRPLVACAVAGIVAALALPPWHVLPGLLGLAVLVAAIARAPGPGSAFLRGLAFGLPFNLVGLYWVAIAFSAEPEKFGALAVPATVLLALVCGLFQAGYALILNLARIRRPLAVLLGLAALWGVGEWARGAIVGFPWNPLAVVWSISEVSLQLVALTGTAALSVLTAIAAGAVALAFLERRPGLRIAGVAAPLLLGGLAFGYGAWRVSVPLPEPTGLELRLVQANVAQNHKWDPSRLRENFLGHLELSEQDAPVQPRIIIWPESAVPFSLEADEVARTYLARLAAKAGGYVVTGSNHVTRDRQDQLVAHNSVYVIDPEGQISSRYDKVNLVPFGEYLPMRGLLGALGLQAVAARGDFQAGPERTTVELPGIPPFSPLICYEVAFPASATDGQGRARWLLNITNDAWFGNSAGPWQHLALARMRSVEEGLPLVRAANTGISVVTDSYGRILAELGTGERGVIDGRLPAALPERPLGGQLGSLWGWVAIIAIAAGCLFVEYRSRGYTS
- a CDS encoding hemolysin family protein — translated: MRQLQRRAEQNPSLFGDLMRRLRSFAGAVDNGEGSIRTRIENIIEGDIGDENSEKLVPAVRELVLNALAFGELQVADVMVQRPDIKAVPKDASLAKVLETMQAGMHTRLPVYGTALDDVVGMVHVKDLLPYFANPDGFDLAKVTRRVLVVPPSMSVLALVREMRDTRVHMAVVVDEFGGTDGLATMEDLVGEIIGEIPDEHDPATEAQIVRQPDGTIDVDGRAYLDDLEQILGAELLDEETREEVDTVSGLISSLVDRIPATGERIPHPAGFTFEILDASSRRIERVKIHDQRAEQIAETEVMGD
- the ybeY gene encoding rRNA maturation RNase YbeY; this translates as MNDDSSHPIEVTVEAEAWQTTVTDPIGLIRDTAGRALAQAAPPHLRDAHVSVVLTDDARIQVLNRDWRGKDKPTDVLSFPAYDPDIPLPPGMQAELGDIVVALETVLRDARADDRPVDHHLRHMIVHGILHLLGMDHETGEADAQAMEALEARILSGFGVANPYAEAVR
- a CDS encoding PhoH family protein translates to MAELDQADRRVVLPDNRLCATVFGQHHSHLARIEQQLPVNLVARGNEVIVHGDDPDAVNSAATVLQELYMRAKGGEDVGRDEVDAAVRMVTAGEPLPTDGYRGQQSAVRTERKLVVPRTPNQARYLEALQKNDLVLGLGPAGTGKTYLAVAAAVAAMKARTVERLILSRPAVEAGERLGFLPGDMREKVDPYLRPIYDALHDLLPEGRLERAIESGQIEIAPLAFMRGRTLRNAAVILDEAQNATPMQMKMFLTRLGENSRMVVTGDASQSDLPPGVKSGLQDAVDRLAGIEGIAIVRFDQTDIVRHPLVQKIVRAYEADDAPATDVDGGVARTLGRGRPHPVQDQ